The Camarhynchus parvulus unplaced genomic scaffold, STF_HiC, whole genome shotgun sequence genome segment ATGTCCACCTTGGGGCCGGACACGTCCAGGTTTCCTGTTGGGAGGTTCACGTCCACCTCGGGGCCTTCTGCCTTGACCCCGGGCATCCCAAATTTGGGCATTTTGAACTTGGGgaactttatttttccttctgggcCGTGAATGTCCACGTCGGGCACATCAACGTCCACTTTGGGGCCCTTGATGTCGATTTCGGGGCCTTTCAGGTCACCTTCCACCTTGGGGACAGAGACGTCAATGTCACCTTTGACTTTGGGGCCCTTGAGGCTGAAATCGACGTCGGGCATGGAGAACTTGGGGGCCTTGATGTGCATCTCGGGCATCTTGAACTTGGGGCCTTTGATCTTCCCCTCGGGACATTCCAGATCAACATCAGGCAGGTCCACATCGACTTTGGGGCCCTTGATGTCAATCTCTGGGGCTTTCAGGTCACCCTCCAGCTTTGGAGCAGAAACATCGATGTCCCCCTTCAGTTTGGGGCCCTTCAGGTTGAAGTCAACGTCGGGCATGGAGATCTTGGGGGCCTTGATGTGCATCTCGGGCATCTTGAACTTGGGGCCTTTGATCTTCCCCTCAGGGCCCTCAATGTCCACCTCTGGCCCTTCAATGTCCACCTTGGGGCCGGACACGTCCAGGTTTCCTGTCGGGAGGTTCACGTCCACCTCGGGGCCTTCTGCCTTCACCCCGGCATACCAAATTTGGGCATTTTGAACTTGGGGaactttattttcccttctgggCCATGAATGTCCACGTCAGGTGCTACAATGTCCACTTTGGGGCCCTTGATGTCCAGTTCAGGACCCTTCAGGTCTCCCTCCAGCTTTGGCAGGGACACGTCCACGTCGCCCTTGACCTTGGGGCCTTTCAAGCTGAAGTCAACATCGGGCATGGAGAACTTGGGGGCCTTGATGTGCATCTCGGGCATCTTGAACTTGGGGCCTTTGATCTTCCCCTCGGGACCTTCCAGATCAACATCGGGCAGGTCCACATTGACTTTGGGGCCTTTGATGTCCAGTTCAGGGCCCTTGAGGTCACCTTCCACTTTTGGAAGGGAAACATCGACATCGCCCTTGACTTTGGGGCCTTTCAGGTTGAGGTCGATGTCGGGCATGGAGATCTTGGGGGTCTTAAAATGCATCTCGGGCATCTTGAACTTGGGGCCCTTCACCTTCCCCTCTGGCAGATCAATGTCCACCTCTGGCCCTTCAATGTCCACCTTGGGGCCGGACACATCCAGGTCTCCTTTTGGGAGGTTCACGTCCACCTCGGGGCCTTCTCCCTTCAGCCCAAATTTGGGCATCTTGAATTTGGGCATCTTGAATTTCCCCTCAGGGCCGTGAATGTCCACGTCGGGCACATCAACGTCCACTTTGGGGCCCTTGATGTCAATCTCTGGGGCTTTCAGGTCTCCCTCCAGCTTTGGCAGGGACACGTCCACATCACCCTTGACTTTGGGGCCTTTGAGGTTGAAGTCAACATCGGGCATGGAGATCTTGGGGGCCTTGATGTGCATCTCGGGCATCTTGAACTTGGGGCCTTTGATCTTCCCCTCGGGACATTCCAGCTCCATGTCAGGGAGGTCCACATTGACTTTGGGGCCTTTGATGTCGATGTCTGGGGCTTTCAGGTCACCCTCCAGCTTTGGAACGGAGACATCGACGTCTCCCTTCAATTTGGGGCCCTTCAGGTTGAGGTCGATGTCGGGCATGGAGATCTTGGGGGCCTTGATGTGCATCTCGGGCATCTTGAACTTGGGGCCCTTCAGTTTCCCCTCAGGACACTCCAGGTCAACGTCGGGGAGGTCGACATCAACTTTGGGGCCTTTGACGTCCAGGTCAGGACCCTTCAGATCCCCTTCCAGCTTGGGAGCAGAGACATCGACGTCGCCCTTGACCTTGGGGCCCTTCAGGCTGAGATCAAAGTCGGGCATGGAGATCTTGGGGGCCTTGAAGTGCATCTCGGGCATCTTGAACTTGGGGCCTTTGATCTTCCCTTCTGGACACTCCAGCTCCACATCAGGAACATCCACGTCTACTTTTGGACCTTTCAGTGACACCTCCGGCCCTTTCAGGTCCCCTTCGAGCTTCGGCACGGACACGTCCACGTCCCCCTTGACCTTGGGCCCCTTCAGGTTCAGATCAAAGTCGGGCATGGAGATCTTGGGGGCCTTGATGTGCATCTCAGGCATCTTGAACTTGGGGCCCTTCACCTTCCCCTCGGGGAGGTCAATGTCCACGTCGGGAGCCTCGATGTCCACCTTGGGCCCTTTGATGTCGACGTCTGGGCCCTTCAGGTCACCTTCcagttttggggcagaaatGTCCAAATCTCCCTTCAGTTTGGGGCCCTTCAGGTTGAGGTCGATGTCGGgcatggagattttgggggttttgaagTGCATCTCGGGCATCTTGAACTTGGGCCCTTTGATCTTCCCCTCAGGACACTCCAGCTCCACATCGGGGAGCTCCACATCGACCTTGGGGCCTTTGATGTCAACATCTGGGGCCTTCAAATCTCCCTCAATTCTCGGGACGGACACATCAACGTCCCCCTTCACTTTGGGGCCCTTCAGGTTGAGATCAAAGTCGGGCATGGAGATCTTGGGGGCCTTGATGTGCATCTCGGGCATCTTGAACTTGGGCCCTTTGATCTTCCCCTCGGGGCCCTCCAGCTCCACATCGGGGACATCCACGTCCACTTTGGGTCCTTTCAACTCCACATCCGGCACTTTCACGTCACCTTCTATTTTCGGGGCAGACACGCCCACGTCTCCCTTCACTTTGGGACCTTTCAGGTTCAGGTCGACATCAGGCAGAGAAAATTTCGGCGCCTTGATGTTCATCTCAGGCATCTTGAGCTTGGGTCCCTTCCACTTCCCCTCGGGCCCTTCAACGTCCACCTCAGGAACGTCCACATCCACCTTGGGACCTTTAATGTTCACATCCGGACCTTTCAGGTCGCCCTCCAATTTGGGGACGGAGACATCGACGCCCCCCTTTAATTTGGGGCCTTTTAGGTTGAGGTCGATGTCGGGCATGGAGATCTTGGGGGCCTTGATGTGCATCTCGGGCATCTTGAACTTGGGGCCTTTGATCTTCCCCTCGGGGAGATCAATGTCCACCTCTGGCCCTTCAATGTCCACCTTGGGGCCGGACACGTCCAGGTTTCCTGTCGGGAGGTTCACGTCCACCTCGGGACCTTCTGCCTTCACCCCAGGCATCCCAAATTTGGGCATTTTGAATTTGGGCATCTTGAATTTCCCTTCTGGACCATGAATGTCCACGTCTGGGGTTTCAATGTCCACTTTGGGGCCTTTGATATCCAGTTCAGGCCCCTTCAGGTCACCTTCCAATTTGGGGATGGAGACATCAACGCCCCCCTTGACCTTGGGGCCCTTCAGGTTCAGGTCGATGTCGGGCATGGAGATCTTGGGGGCTTTGATGTTCATCTCGGGCATCTTGAACTTGGGGCCTTTGATCTTCCCCTCAGGCCCCTCAATGTCCACACTCGGCATCTCAACGTCCACCTTGGGGCCGGACACGTCCAGGTCTCCTTTTGGGAGGTTCACGTCCACCTCGGGGCCTTCTCCCTTCAGCCCAAATTTGGGCATCTTGAACTTGGGCATCTTGAATTTCCCCTCAGGGCCGTGAATGTCCACGTCGGGCACATCAACGTCCACTTTGGGGCCTTTGATGTCAATCTCTGGGGCTTTCAGGTCACCCTCCAGCTTTGGAGCAGAAACATCGATGTCTCCCTTGATTTTGGGGCCCTTCAGGTTGAAATCAACATCGGGCATGGAGATCTTGGGGGCCTTGATGTGCATCTCGGGCATCTTGAACTTGGGGCCTTTGATCTTCCCCTCGGGACCTTCCAGATCAACATTGGGCAGGTCAACATCGACTTTGGGGCCCTTGATGTCAACTTCGGGACCCTTCAGGTCTCCTTCAACTTTTGGAAGGGAAACATCGACATCTCCCTTTAATTTGGGCCCTTTGAGGTTGAGGTCGATGTCAGGCATGGAGATCTTGGGCGTCTTAAAATGCATCTCGGGCATCTTGAACTTGGGGCCCTTCACCTTCCCCTCTGGGAGATCAATGTCCACCTCTGGCCCTTCAATGTCCACCTTGGGGCCGGACACATCCAGGTCTCCTTTTGGGAGGTTCACGTCCACCTCGGGGCCTTCTCCCTTCAGCCCAAATTTGGGCATCTTGAACTTGGGCATCTTGAATTTCCCCTCAGGGCCGTGAATGTCCACGTCGGGCACATCAACGTCCACTTTGGGGCCCTTGATGTCAATCTCTGGGGCTTTCAGGTCACCCTCCAGCTTTGGAGCAGAAACATCGATGTCCCCCTTCAGTTTGGGGCCCTTCGGGTTGAAATCAACATCGGGCATGGAGATCTTGGGGGCCTTGATGTGCATCTCGGGCATCTTGAACTTGGGGCCTTTGATCTTCCCCTCAGGGCCCCTCAATGTCCACCTCTGGCCCTTCAATGTCCACCTTGGGGCCGGACACGTCCAGGTTTCCTTTTGGGAGGCTCACGTCCACCTCAGGACCTTCTGCCTTCACCCCGGGCATCCCAAATTTGGGCATTTTGAATTTGGGCATCTTGAATTTCCCCTCAGGCCCATGAATGTCCACGTCAGGTGCCTCAACGTCCACTTTGGGGCCCTTGATGTCCAGTTCAGGCCCCTTCAGGTCACCCTCGAGCTTCGGCAGGGACATGTCCACGTCGCCCTTGACCTTGGGGCCTTTGAGGTTGATGTCCACGTCGGGCATGGAGATCTTCTGGGTCTTGATGTGCATCTCGGGCATCTTGAACTTGGGCCCTTTGATCTTCCCCTCGGGCCCCTCCAAATCCAGGCCGGGCACCTCAACGTCCACTTTGGGCCCTTTAACGTCCAGTTCTGGAGCCTTCAAGTCCCCTTCCACCTTGGGGAGGGACACGTCCACCTCTCCCTTCGCTTTGGGTCCCTTCAGGTTCAGATCCACGTCCGGCATcgagattttgggggatttgatGTTGAGTTTGGGCATCCGGAATTTGGGACCTTTCCACTTCCCTTCCGCTCCTCCAACGTCCACCTCTGGCCCCTCAATGTCCACCTCCGGCCCCGAGACGTCCACCTCTCCTTTGGGCAGGGTCACGTCCACCTCGGGCCCCTCCATTTTGGGTCCGGACACGTTGAAATGAGGCAATTTCATCTTGGGCATTTTCAGTTTGGCCTCTGGACCCTCCAGGTGGACATCCGGGACCTCCACGTCCACCTTCGGCCCCTTGAGGTCACCTTCGACCTTGGGGAGGGACACGTccacctctcccttccccctgtGTCCCTTCAGGTTCAAATCCACGTCAGGCATcgagattttgggggatttgatGTTGAGTTTGGGCATCTTGAATTTGGGGCCTTTCATCTTCCCTTCCGGACACTCCAAGTCCACCTCAGGCACGTCCACATCCACCTTGGGACCTTCCACGTCCACCTTGGGACCTTCCACATCCAACCTGGGACCTTCCACGTCGATTTTGGGAACTTTCACGTCGATTTTGGCACTTTCCGCGTCCACCTTGGGGCCCTTCACGTCGATTTTCGGGCCCTTCAGCCCAGAAATTCCGAGGTCCCCTTTGAGTTTCGGGGCCTTCAAGCCCAGATCCACGTCGGGCATGGAGAGTTTTGGGGTCTGAACGTTGAGTTCGGGCATTTTGAACTTGAGGCCTTTCCCTTTGACCTCCGGCGCTTCCACGTCCACGCCGGGGACGTCGATGTCCACCTTGGGGGCAGAAATGTCCACCTCCCCCTTGGGGAGCGTCACCTCCAGCTCGGGGCTCTCTCCCttcaccccaaatttgggcATTTTCATCTTGGGGAACTTCAGTTTGCCCTCAGGGCCTTGGACATCCAAATCTGGCGCCTCAACCTCGACTTTGGGGCCTTTGATGTCCAGCCCGGGCGTTTTCAGCTCCCCTtccagttttggggtggaaacGTCCAAATCTGCCTTGGCTTTGGGCCCTTTGAGGCTCAGGTCGATGTCGGGCATGGAGATCTGGGGCGTTTTGATGCCCACCTCGGGCACCTTCACCTTGGGGCCCTTCAGGTCCATGCCGGGGACCTCGACGGCGACGCTGGGACCCGAAACGTCCACTCCGCCCTTGGGAAGGGTCACCTCGAGCTCGGGGCTCTCTCCCttcaccccaaatttgggcATTTTCATCTTGGGGAACCTCAGTTTGCCCTCGGGGCCTTGGACATCCAAATCTGGCGCTTCAACCTTGACTTTGGGGCCTTTGATGTCCAGCTCGGGGCCCTTCAAACCCGGCACGGACACGTCCAGGTCACCGCTGGCCTTGGCACCGTTCAGGGTCAGCTCAACGTCCGGCACGGATATTTTGGGGGCCTGGATGTCCAAACTCGGCACCTCAACGTCCACCTTGGGGCCGGACACCTCCACGCCGCCCTTTGGGAGGTTCACGTCCAGCTCCGGACCCTCTGCCTTGACCCCAGGCATCCCAAATTTGGGCATTTTGAACTTGGGCATCCTGAATTTCCCCTCGGGGCCGTGCACGTCCACTTCGGGCGCTTCAACGTCCACCTTGGGGCCCTTGATGTCCACGCTCGGGACGCCGACGTCCACCTTGGGGCAGGAGACGTCCAGCCCCCCTTTGGGAAGGGTCACCTCGACGCTGGGGCTCTCTCCCttcaccccaaatttgggcATTTTCAGCTTGGGGAACCTCAGCTTCCCCTCGGGCCCCGGGATCTCCATTTCTGGGCTCCCCACCTCCACTTTGGGGCCTTTGACCTCCAGCCCGGGGCTCTTCAGCTCCCCTTCCAGTTTTGGGGCAGAAACATCCACATTTCCCTTCACTGCAGGCCCCCTGAGGCTCAGGTCGACGTCGGGCACGGACATTTGGGGGGTCTTGGCGCCCATCTCGGGCACCTGCCCCCCAATCTGGGGCCCTTTAAGGTCCAGCTGTGGCCCCCTCAATTCGCCCCCCAGGGCGGGCACGGACGCGTCCACTGCTCCCTTCAGCCCCTTCACGCCCACGTCCACCTCCACGCCCTTCAGGCCAGCGCCAGGCCCGGCCACGTCCACCTGGGGCCCCTTCAGGTCCACCTGGGGCCCCTTGGGGTCCCCTTCCCCTCGGGGGCCCCTCAGGTTCAGGTTCACGTCCGACAGCGAAATTTGGGGCGTTTCCACCTTCTTGAAGGTGGGGCCTTTCCATTCTCCTTCCAGGGCCACCTcggggccggccccgccctTGGGGACATCCACGGTGGCGCCGCCGTCACCCTGGGCGGTGAATTTGGGGAAGGTCAAGTGCGGGATTTTGATTTTCCCCTTGGTGCCATCCGGGGCTGGGACCTCCACGCTGGGCACgtccagggcaggggaggggaccTTGGTGGCGCCTTTGACCGCCACGTCCACCTGTGGCACCGGCGTGGACGAGCAGGTGACGTCCATCCCAGCGTCCACCTGCGGGGCCGGAGCTTCTCCGCCAGCCTGGAACCcgaatttggggatttttaacGTCGGGATCTTGATTTTCCCCGCGTCCACTGAGGAGGGGCCGCTGAGCTCTCCGTGGGGACACGGAGCCCCTTCGGCCACGTGCAGTGACCCGTCCAGCTCTCCGAACTGTCCGTTGGCCTCCACCCGCGGCGAGGCCGCGGCGCCCTTCCAGCCCGGCAGGGATTTTCCAGTTTCTCCAGCAGGAATTTGGCTCAGGTGAAGCCCCTCGGGTGTTGCGGGCAGgtggcccggccccgcccggaCATCGAGGTCACCGTCGTGGCCGGAGACGTCCACGGTGTAGGCGGTGACCCTGCGGGTGACCGTGATGGTTCTGCTCTGCGTGGCCTCGGCCTCTGCGCCCTCCTCGGGCCTGAGCCGCGGTTTGATCTTGGTGGTGTAGATGCGCCGGTACTCCTCGTCATCGCCGCTCTGCGGGGATGGAGATGGTGAGGGCTGGATGGTGCCCAgcatcatcctcatcctcatcatcatcctcatcatcatcctcatccccatcatcatccccatcctcatccccatctctgtcctaatcctcatccccatcctcatcctggtcctcatcctcatcttcGCCGCTCTTCGGGGACACCACGGCCCACGGTGAGAGCGGGACAGTgcccatcatcatcctcatcgTCATCCCCATcatcatccccatccccatcctcacgCTGgtcctcatcctcatcatcgCCGCTCTGCGGGGACACCACGGACATGGTGAGAGCTGGATGGtgctgcctccccctgcccatcatcatcctcatcgTCATCCCCATCATCATCCTTGTCCTCATTCTCATCCCCATCCTCGTCCTCTTCCCTATCCTCGTCCTCATTCTCCTCCTTCATCCTCATCAccttcatcttcatcctctACCCATCCCCCTGATCCTTATCAGCTCCAccctcatcttcatcctcatccccattctcctccttctcctcatcctccccacatcttcctcctcctcctcctcctcactcacCAGCACGACCTCGGGGCTGCCgggcaccagctccagctggccGCAGCCGTGTCCGGAGTGGCCGCAGCCGTGTCCGGCCGTGGGCGAGCGGTCCCCGCGCCGCTGCAGCCGCAGCCCCAGCGTGtgctgccccaggctctgcagcagctgcgcCGCCTCCCCCGACTGCAGCTTGTCAAAGTAAACGGTGG includes the following:
- the AHNAK gene encoding LOW QUALITY PROTEIN: neuroblast differentiation-associated protein AHNAK (The sequence of the model RefSeq protein was modified relative to this genomic sequence to represent the inferred CDS: inserted 1 base in 1 codon; deleted 3 bases in 3 codons; substituted 3 bases at 3 genomic stop codons), yielding MEPEETRELLLPSWTGSGSHGITIAQTDDGVFVRRVQQNSPAARMGVVQEGDQIVGATVYFDKLQSGEAAQLLQSLGQHTLGLRLQRRGDRSPTAGHGCGHSGHGCGQLELVPGSPEVVLSGDDEEYRRIYTTKIKPRLRPEEGAEAEATQSRTITVTRRVTAYTVDVSGHDGDLDVRAGPGHLPATPEGLHLSQIPAGETGKSLPGWKGAAASPRVEANGQFGELDGSLHVAEGAPCPHGELSGPSSVDAGKIKIPTLKIPKFGFQAGGEAPAPQVDAGMDVTCSSTPVPQVDVAVKGATKVPSPALDVPSVEVPAPDGTKGKIKIPHLTFPKFTAQGDGGATVDVPKGGAGPEVALEGEWKGPTFKKVETPQISLSDVNLNLRGPRGEGDPKGPQVDLKGPQVDVAGPGAGLKGVEVDVGVKGLKGAVDASVPALGGELRGPQLDLKGPQIGGQVPEMGAKTPQMSVPDVDLSLRGPAVKGNVDVSAPKLEGELKSPGLEVKGPKVEVGSPEMEIPGPEGKLRFPKLKMPKFGVKGESPSVEVTLPKGGLDVSCPKVDVGVPSVDIKGPKVDVEAPEVDVHGPEGKFRMPKFKMPKFGMPGVKAEGPELDVNLPKGGVEVSGPKVDVEVPSLDIQAPKISVPDVELTLNGAKASGDLDVSVPGLKGPELDIKGPKVKVEAPDLDVQGPEGKLRFPKMKMPKFGVKGESPELEVTLPKGGVDVSGPSVAVEVPGMDLKGPKVKVPEVGIKTPQISMPDIDLSLKGPKAKADLDVSTPKLEGELKTPGLDIKGPKVEVEAPDLDVQGPEGKLKFPKMKMPKFGVKGESPELEVTLPKGEVDISAPKVDIDVPGVDVEAPEVKGKGLKFKMPELNVQTPKLSMPDVDLGLKAPKLKGDLGISGLKGPKIDVKGPKVDAESAKIDVKVPKIDVEGPRLDVEGPKVDVEGPKVDVDVPEVDLECPEGKMKGPKFKMPKLNIKSPKISMPDVDLNLKGHRGKGEVDVSLPKVEGDLKGPKVDVEVPDVHLEGPEAKLKMPKMKLPHFNVSGPKMEGPEVDVTLPKGEVDVSGPEVDIEGPEVDVGGAEGKWKGPKFRMPKLNIKSPKISMPDVDLNLKGPKAKGEVDVSLPKVEGDLKAPELDVKGPKVDVEVPGLDLEGPEGKIKGPKFKMPEMHIKTQKISMPDVDINLKGPKVKGDVDMSLPKLEGDLKGPELDIKGPKVDVEAPDVDIHGPEGKFKMPKFKMPKFGMPGVKAEGPEVDVSLPKGNLDVSGPKVDIEGPEVDIEGPEGKIKGPKFKMPEMHIKAPKISMPDVDFNPKGPKLKGDIDVSAPKLEGDLKAPEIDIKGPKVDVDVPDVDIHGPEGKFKMPKFKMPKFGLKGEGPEVDVNLPKGDLDVSGPKVDIEGPEVDIDLPEGKVKGPKFKMPEMHFKTPKISMPDIDLNLKGPKLKGDVDVSLPKVEGDLKGPEVDIKGPKVDVDLPNVDLEGPEGKIKGPKFKMPEMHIKAPKISMPDVDFNLKGPKIKGDIDVSAPKLEGDLKAPEIDIKGPKVDVDVPDVDIHGPEGKFKMPKFKMPKFGLKGEGPEVDVNLPKGDLDVSGPKVDVEMPSVDIEGPEGKIKGPKFKMPEMNIKAPKISMPDIDLNLKGPKVKGGVDVSIPKLEGDLKGPELDIKGPKVDIETPDVDIHGPEGKFKMPKFKMPKFGMPGVKAEGPEVDVNLPTGNLDVSGPKVDIEGPEVDIDLPEGKIKGPKFKMPEMHIKAPKISMPDIDLNLKGPKLKGGVDVSVPKLEGDLKGPDVNIKGPKVDVDVPEVDVEGPEGKWKGPKLKMPEMNIKAPKFSLPDVDLNLKGPKVKGDVGVSAPKIEGDVKVPDVELKGPKVDVDVPDVELEGPEGKIKGPKFKMPEMHIKAPKISMPDFDLNLKGPKVKGDVDVSVPRIEGDLKAPDVDIKGPKVDVELPDVELECPEGKIKGPKFKMPEMHFKTPKISMPDIDLNLKGPKLKGDLDISAPKLEGDLKGPDVDIKGPKVDIEAPDVDIDLPEGKVKGPKFKMPEMHIKAPKISMPDFDLNLKGPKVKGDVDVSVPKLEGDLKGPEVSLKGPKVDVDVPDVELECPEGKIKGPKFKMPEMHFKAPKISMPDFDLSLKGPKVKGDVDVSAPKLEGDLKGPDLDVKGPKVDVDLPDVDLECPEGKLKGPKFKMPEMHIKAPKISMPDIDLNLKGPKLKGDVDVSVPKLEGDLKAPDIDIKGPKVNVDLPDMELECPEGKIKGPKFKMPEMHIKAPKISMPDVDFNLKGPKVKGDVDVSLPKLEGDLKAPEIDIKGPKVDVDVPDVDIHGPEGKFKMPKFKMPKFGLKGEGPEVDVNLPKGDLDVSGPKVDIEGPEVDIDLPEGKVKGPKFKMPEMHFKTPKISMPDIDLNLKGPKVKGDVDVSLPKVEGDLKGPELDIKGPKVNVDLPDVDLEGPEGKIKGPKFKMPEMHIKAPKFSMPDVDFSLKGPKVKGDVDVSLPKLEGDLKGPELDIKGPKVDIVAPDVDIHGPEGKIKFPKFKMPKFGMPGXKAEGPEVDVNLPTGNLDVSGPKVDIEGPEVDIEGPEGKIKGPKFKMPEMHIKAPKISMPDVDFNLKGPKLKGDIDVSAPKLEGDLKAPEIDIKGPKVDVDLPDVDLECPEGKIKGPKFKMPEMHIKAPKFSMPDVDFSLKGPKVKGDIDVSVPKVEGDLKGPEIDIKGPKVDVDVPDVDIHGPEGKIKFPKFKMPKFGMPGVKAEGPEVDVNLPTGNLDVSGPKVDIEGPEVDIEGPEGKVKGPKFKMPEMHIKAPKISMPDVDFNLKGPKLKGDVDVSVPKLEGDLKAPDIDIKGPKVDVDLPDVELEGPEGKIKGPKFKMPEMHIKAPKISMPDVDFSLKGPKLKGDVDVSVPKLEGDLKGPELDIKGPKVDIEAPDMDIHGPEGKIKMPKFKMPKFGFSGPKVEGPEVDVNLPEAEVDISGPKVDVSVPELDVEGPEGKLKGPKLKKPELQFNVPKISMPDIDLNLKSPRMKGDLDASLPKVEGELKGPRVDIKGPELELEGPKVDLEGKGKKSRFKLPKFGFSGPKVQSPEVDVKVKKPEVELSGPKVEVQAPDLDIQGKSKGSKFKMPFLNISSPKMSMPDVELNLKGHKMKGEFDLSTPKLEGELKGPEVDIKGPKVNIEAPDVDIHGPEGKIKMPKFKMPKFGVPGFKGEGPEVDVNLPTGELDVSSPKVDIEGPEVDIEGPEGKIKGPKFKMPEMHIKAPKISMPDIDLNLKGPKVKGDVDVSLPQVDLKGPKVDVEVPDVDVEGPKGKIKGPKFKMPEMNIKAPNLSMPDLDLNLKGPKVKGGVDVDLSAPKIEGDLNLPDVDIKGPKVDIEGPEVDIEGPEGKIKGPKFKMPEMHIKAPKISMPDVDFNLKGPKLKGDIDVSAPKLEGDLKAPEIDIKGPQSGRXCADVDIHGPEGKFKMPKFKMPKFGLKGEGPEVDVNLPKGDLDVSGPKVDIEGPEVDIDLPEGKVKGPKFKMPEMHFKTPKISMPDIDLNLKGPKLKGDIDVPMPDLDLTXRAPKXERAKVEVDVKGPEFDVSAPDVQIEGPEGKIKGPKFKMPEMHIKAPKISMPDFDLNLKGPKVKGDVDVSVPKVEGDLKAPDIDIKGPKVDVDLPDVELEGPEGKIKGPKFKMPEMHIKAPKISMPDVDFNLKGPKVKGDVDVSLPKLEGDLKAPEIDIKGPKVDVDVPDVDIHGPEGKFKMPKFKMPKFGLKGEGPEVDVNLPKGDLDVSGPKVDIEGPEVDIDLPEGKVKGPKFKMPEMHFKTPKISMPDIDLNLKGPKLKGDVDVSLPKVEGDLKGPEVDIKGPKVDVDLPDVELEGPEGKIKGPKFKMPEMHIKAPKISMPDVDFNLKGPKLKGDIDVSAPKLEGDLKGPEIDIKGPKVDVDVPDVDIHGPEGKIKMPKFKMPKFGFSGPKVEGPEVDVNLPTGNLDVSGPKVDIEGPDVDIDLPEGKIKGPKFKMPEMHIKAPKISMPDIDLNLKGPRVKGDVDVSLPSVEGELKGPEVNVTGPEVSMDSPEGKFKLPKFKMPKFSMPGFKGDGVDAELTLPKGDVAISGPSVDLEAPELSVDGKVKGPKFSMPEMHIKAPKISMPDVDFNLKGPKLKGDIDVSVPKLEGDLKAPDMDIKGAKVDVDLPNVELEGPEGKIKGPKFKMPEMHIKAPKISMPDVDFNLKGPKVKGDIDVSAPKLEGDLKGPELDIKGPKVDIEAPDVDIHGPEGKFKMPKFKMPKFGMPGVKAEGPEVDVSLPTGNLDVSGPRVDIEGPEVDIEGPEGKIKGPKFKMPEMHIKAPKISMPDLDFNLKGPKVKGDIDVSAPKLEGNLQCPDVDLKGPRVDIQAPDVTLEGPKVKMPEIQVKTPQISMPDIDLSLKGLKVKGDADLHGPKLQGGLKGPEVDIKGPGVDIEGPAVDVDGLEGKVKLPKMKMPKFGLKGEGPEVDVNLPKAEVDLSGPKVDLSLPEVNVEGPEGKVKGPKLKMPEMHVNVPKISMPEIDLNLKGHKTKGGFDISTPKVEGHLKGPEVDLKGPEFGVKGPEFGVKGPEVDVECPDVNVEVPEANIKAPKFKKSKFGFGMKSPKAEVDLPEAELNVESPEAHLSAKGKKSKFKMPKIHVSGPKVKGKKGVFEVSAAGAEPDAELGAAGPDVAVGGNAAVKSPKGKKPMFGKISFPDVEFDLKSHKFRGEASAGAPKAEGDLEVKGDLSVGGEGPEVNLKSPKLKLPGVQVGAGDAKVGGELKGPPGIGVELKGPKVKGEAGVGGAQLEGPEVNLGWPKGGRTGLGLEMPDVSSEVDVKLKGPHVSGAELEGNLKGPKLKGGLDISGSVEGPGVGLDLGGLGGKVKLPTVKTPTLEVQGGVPCSGPAPGAGLDLQGPSPDVSGLDVDVNTKGPKLKGEVGVQPPQGSVDDGGFEILGGTIKLPSLKLPQFSLSSPGGDAGVTLEGAQVQGGLEGPELELKGPKFSSPNADLRLKGPNVDVTGDIRGSKVSVDAPQGGVNVHLEAPAMEVSGSGFNLNVKGPKVKGGAEAAPLSVSAASGTFHASCPRLGAEGGQVKVSFPKLRMPKFVFSEPEPRGREVGVDVEFPEAEPDEAEARLKRSKLKMPKFNFSKQKGRVGSPEAASGSASGSKGSLEGEPEPEAPAGRAKFSLFRGRKARGRACRPSARPSPSAAAPRQVRDLRGHRLPGQGQLRGDPGHEDGAGAPGSPPQPARLVVIAVVPSEGGARAGVRLPGLELAAAKRKE